A genomic stretch from Festucalex cinctus isolate MCC-2025b chromosome 13, RoL_Fcin_1.0, whole genome shotgun sequence includes:
- the LOC144033199 gene encoding uncharacterized protein LOC144033199, whose amino-acid sequence MGPMQDSLGQSSKEREDRAHSNVRPLVLRQRKLPLIGPKVTLLTVSRTKNVHQPIHRRKKDPKDSGWLEVDEFGWQPTIFPFAAKPGPRDAAAELNSHLPADILELFITDELLQHIVHHTNLYANQSMQKQTDKNCCARVNSLQRVFQIVCSDCYCCM is encoded by the exons atgggtccgatgcaagacagtcttggacagtcttccaaagaacgtgaag atcgtgctcacagcaacgtccgaccgctggttctacgacaaagaaag ctccccctcatagggcccaaagtgacccttctcacagtgagcagaacaaag aatgtgcatcaaccaatacatcgaagaaaaaaag atcccaaagattctggctggcttgaagttgatgaattcggctggcagccaaccatcttcccctttgctgcaaaaccaggaccaagggatgctgcagcagagctgaattcccacctgccagctgacatcctggagctcttcatcacggatgaacttctccagcacatcgttcatcataccaacctctacgcaaatcagtccatgcagaagcagactgacaaaaactgttgcgcacgtgtaaatagtttgcaaagagttttccaaattgtttgttcggattgctactgttgcatgtaa